In Longimicrobiaceae bacterium, a genomic segment contains:
- the avs3b gene encoding AVAST type 3 anti-phage protein Avs3b: MSLTRSEAVLELGKKLVAQLETDDDLLASWMAHYVAELIEAAETARPESRDAAQDACANAILHLWQHRRSLPEHLRPLGELEPIERTLASLDVDRTDFRYSSEVLRKAAVADADEGAKQWLEVAIGIDYSARLLVQFALRLAGERAASQSEPWVELARNAGAEEDVGSLTLRFIVEHAADNDAEEDAQRTALLDKVSRLERFALSATSVARILRAELSPEGGEVE, translated from the coding sequence GTGTCGCTCACGCGCTCTGAAGCGGTTCTCGAACTAGGTAAAAAGCTGGTCGCCCAGCTAGAGACGGATGACGACCTACTAGCATCGTGGATGGCGCATTATGTCGCGGAACTTATCGAAGCAGCGGAAACGGCTAGGCCGGAAAGCCGCGACGCCGCGCAAGATGCGTGTGCTAACGCGATCCTGCATCTCTGGCAGCATAGACGCTCTCTGCCGGAGCACCTTCGTCCACTAGGGGAATTGGAGCCGATCGAGCGAACGCTCGCCTCACTGGATGTAGACCGTACTGACTTCCGCTACTCTTCCGAAGTACTTCGTAAAGCGGCGGTTGCGGATGCCGACGAGGGTGCGAAGCAGTGGCTTGAGGTCGCAATCGGGATTGACTACTCGGCACGCCTTCTGGTCCAATTCGCGCTACGTCTTGCCGGGGAGAGGGCCGCTTCCCAGTCTGAGCCATGGGTGGAACTCGCTCGCAACGCGGGCGCTGAAGAAGACGTCGGAAGCCTAACTCTCAGGTTCATCGTCGAACACGCTGCGGACAACGATGCGGAGGAGGACGCCCAAAGGACTGCTCTGTTGGACAAGGTGTCCCGGCTGGAGAGGTTCGCGTTGTCCGCGACCTCAGTTGCCAGGATACTCCGGGCGGAGTTGAGCCCTGAAGGCGGTGAGGTGGAGTAG